From Nitrospinota bacterium:
AAAGGCATCATACTTCCTGAAAAATTCGTTCCCGGAACAAAGTTTGCCCCAGGCGACACCATCCAGCTTTTAATAAAAGGGAAGGTTAAAACGCTCAATGTCAATGCGATCCTTGAGAACAAGGGAATCGGCAAAGCCCTGAATGGAAACTTTGCAATGATGGATATCGCGGCGGCACAAAATGTATTTGAAAAAATTGGAAAGCTGGACCGCATCGACATTCAGTTTATTAACAACGAGAATTTCGAGTCCATGCGGGAAAAAATCGCTCCCTTGCTCCCTGACCATATGATAGTAGAGCGTCCACAACGCAAAAACCGTCAGGTTGGTAAAATGCTGCAGGCTTTTCAATATAACCTGACCGCCTTGAGTTTTGTGGCTCTTCTGGTTGCGCTCTATCTCATCTATAACATGATCGCCTTATCAGTAGTACGCAGGAGAGTTGAGATCGGCACTTTGCGGGCAATCGGGGCAACCCCTACATTAATAGCCCTGATCTTTTTTCTGGAAGCTGGAGTCATTGGCGCTATTGGCTCTGTTCTGGGAATAGGACTGGGATATTTTTTCGCGCAGTTTTCACTGGATGCCGTTTCTCTCACCGTCAATAATCTTTATGCGCCCAGCTATGTCACTGAAGTTGACTTTCAATGGACAAAGATGGGACCTTATTTCGTTTTAGGAGTGGTGCTCAGCTTTATATCGGCCCTCATCCCCGCATGGGACGCGGCCACCACACCACCAACACTCGTCATGCGAAGAGGAAGTTATGACCTGAAATTGTTTCATGGAAACCGCGGCTTGAATATGAGTGCCATGATTGTTGTTGTTCTCGCGGCGTTCTGTACGCAACTGCCGCCCATCAACCAGTTCCCCTACTTCGGATTCCTCTCGGTATTTTTAATCATTCTTGGCCTGTCACTTTTAACGCCCGCGGTTTTGTTATGGGCCCGTGATCGGCTGCATTTCTTTTTCAAGAACCAGTTTGGTGGCGAAGGATTACTGGCCTGCATGAACCTGTCACAAAATGTAGGGCGAAACGCACTTGCGGTTTCATCGCTTGCAATTGCGTTCATGATGGTCATCAGCATGTCGATCATGGTACACAGCTTCAGGCAAACGGTAATAGTCTGGATCGACCAGACATTGAGAGCGGATTTGTTTGTACGTGTAGCGGGAGGAAGAGACATAGACTACCAGCATACCCTGCCTTCAGGTTCGGTGGAAAAACTGAAATCCTTAAAGGGCGTTGCTGCCGTTGATCAATTTCGCGCCATGGACATCACTTATAATGACCTTCCCGTAGTCCTGGCCACAGGCGATTTTTCAGTTCTTTCACAATACGGTAACCTGGTGATCAAGTCTGGCCCGCCTTCCAGCAAACTGGCAAGCGTTATGGTCAATCAAAATCGGGCCATGATCTCCGAGGCATTCTCTCTCAAACACAAAACAAATGTTGGAGATATTATTAATCTGCAAACCCCTAACGGTCCCGCTCAACTGGAAGTTGCCGCCGTCTACTTTGATTATTCCCGCGAACGCGGATATATCATTCTTGACCGCACCACTTTTTTAAACTACTACGATGAAACTGAAATCAACAGCTTCGTCATTTATCTTGACGACAAGAACCAGCTTAATTCCACCCGGAAAGAAGTTCTTAAAACTTTAAAAGATCACCGCCTCATCATTCGTTCCAACTCCGAATTGAAACACCAGGTTCTCGAAGTGTTCGATAAAACCTTCGCAATCACCTATTCGCTGGAAATCATAGCAATACTGGTTGCTGTATTGGGACTGTTCAACACTCTGGTCTCCCTGACTTTAGAACGCAAACGGGAAATAGGAATATTAAGGTTCATCGGCGCGTTCACAGGGCAGGTCAAGCGCATGGTGATGATCGAAGCGGGAATACTGGGGCTGATAGGGTCGGTAATGGGTTTTATTGCCGGTGTGATCGTTTCCTACATTTTAATCTTCGTGATCAACAAACAATCATTTGGGTGGACCATACAGGTGCACTTCCCTTACATTTTCATTCTCGTCATGGTGACAATGTTCTGGGGAGTATCCTTATTGTCCGGACTTTACCCCGCCCGGCTGGCAGAAAAGCTCAATCCGAAAGAAGCGGTTCGTGTCGAATGATTGAACCTGTTACAGACTGGAAATCAGGAAGTATATTCCTCCCACGGCCACAACAGGCCCACCAAACAATTTAAATACAGATTCAAATTCAAACTTGAAACCCGATCACTTTCCTTCATATTACTGATGACAAAAGGATGCGGCGGGGTATTCCGGAAAATCATTTTAACGACAGGCTCTGGTGTCCCCTCTTCTTTTTCCTGAC
This genomic window contains:
- a CDS encoding FtsX-like permease family protein, yielding MSFLLYFKDLFTALILRPLLRDPFRTTITILGVAVGVAVFLSIRLANQQTMVSFTESIDIVLGRADAVIRVEGMAFDESIFEKLHKLRQEIKAYPVIEGYGVESISGEVVEIIGTDLLQDSGIRDFSIKTVEKDLKGLLPLILDPKGIILPEKFVPGTKFAPGDTIQLLIKGKVKTLNVNAILENKGIGKALNGNFAMMDIAAAQNVFEKIGKLDRIDIQFINNENFESMREKIAPLLPDHMIVERPQRKNRQVGKMLQAFQYNLTALSFVALLVALYLIYNMIALSVVRRRVEIGTLRAIGATPTLIALIFFLEAGVIGAIGSVLGIGLGYFFAQFSLDAVSLTVNNLYAPSYVTEVDFQWTKMGPYFVLGVVLSFISALIPAWDAATTPPTLVMRRGSYDLKLFHGNRGLNMSAMIVVVLAAFCTQLPPINQFPYFGFLSVFLIILGLSLLTPAVLLWARDRLHFFFKNQFGGEGLLACMNLSQNVGRNALAVSSLAIAFMMVISMSIMVHSFRQTVIVWIDQTLRADLFVRVAGGRDIDYQHTLPSGSVEKLKSLKGVAAVDQFRAMDITYNDLPVVLATGDFSVLSQYGNLVIKSGPPSSKLASVMVNQNRAMISEAFSLKHKTNVGDIINLQTPNGPAQLEVAAVYFDYSRERGYIILDRTTFLNYYDETEINSFVIYLDDKNQLNSTRKEVLKTLKDHRLIIRSNSELKHQVLEVFDKTFAITYSLEIIAILVAVLGLFNTLVSLTLERKREIGILRFIGAFTGQVKRMVMIEAGILGLIGSVMGFIAGVIVSYILIFVINKQSFGWTIQVHFPYIFILVMVTMFWGVSLLSGLYPARLAEKLNPKEAVRVE